The Streptomyces nigra genome includes the window GCGGCAGTTGAAGCTCCGGCGCGAGGCGGTGGGGATGCGGGCCGGGGAGTTCGGCAGGGCGGTGGGGTACGGGGAGGACCTCGTCTACAAGATCGAGAGCGGTAAGCGCATTCCCCGGCAGGAGTATCTGGACAGGGCGGACGAGGTTTTGGGGGCGGGTGGGCTGCTCGCGGCGATGAAGGAGGACGTCGCCAAGGTCCGGTACCCGAAACGCGTGCGCGAGCTGGGGGAGCTGGAGGCGCGGGCGGTGGAAATTGGGGTGTACGAGTGCAACAGCGTGCACGGGCTGTTGCAGACACCGGACCACGCCCGGGCCCTGATGGAGGCGGCCCAACCGCCCTACTCGGCGGGCGACGTGGAACGCATGGTGGCCGCGCGACTGGCCCGCCAGTCCGTCTTCCAGCGGGACCCCGCCCCGTCGCTGCACTTCGTCCTGGAAGAGGCACCGGTACGCAGAGAGGTCGGGGGCACAATGGTGTGGCGACGGCAGCTCGAACGCCTGTTGGAGGTGGGGCGGTTGAACAACGTCACGCTTCAGGTCATGCCGACGAACACGGACGCTCATCCAGGGGTGGACGGCAAGATCGAGTT containing:
- a CDS encoding helix-turn-helix domain-containing protein; translation: MLRTEADEPGWEVDPDDEWGVAVVATVGRQLKLRREAVGMRAGEFGRAVGYGEDLVYKIESGKRIPRQEYLDRADEVLGAGGLLAAMKEDVAKVRYPKRVRELGELEARAVEIGVYECNSVHGLLQTPDHARALMEAAQPPYSAGDVERMVAARLARQSVFQRDPAPSLHFVLEEAPVRREVGGTMVWRRQLERLLEVGRLNNVTLQVMPTNTDAHPGVDGKIELLKFPDGTAVGRSDGAFNGRPTGDPKQLRVLELRYGTIRAQALPPRESLAFIERLLGET